One Agrococcus jenensis genomic region harbors:
- a CDS encoding YfhO family protein, protein MHLIHPADERVRPTPLADRVAWLRRLSGRRWFRVAVLAGLVAALEVLVLEGWIRGARVPPWDFLGAYAQEAYWWWAHGGFFDPVSWIPAVRGGYPSSLSLQNSAWYLPYGAVAAVVPLTPWALAFLSAVHVAFGSVGAYLLVRRHGVSFLAGLFAAAGWFFAVGAFSNAEHPDIARGYAWLPWVLLVASTRWPWRRWWSIPVATLVLWQATSGVYPGMLVAYACIGAVWVVLQQVQSRARFADLLLPLGIGMVAALLLSMVRLLPYALGNDLSGVRAPDASEWSWSMLLSLQFGYDYGFYPNDISMRSFFIPAAVLLAALFARPGSPLTRLGLGILIPAALLGLPLFPWFDALQQLPGLSLSRFTMSDFKVFMLFGVLLLAASAVDGFVRHRAPLPWQRTRVAAAAAVVVLLAVGGLLARIDLRDYALTLAVLVASAALVLAVSSGRRDLAALLIVGVVASGGLWAYSNRGPWRTDRVEAELGRFDGLVGELVAATEPQAGDRRPGRTPLPADVDLDGIRSTEWNVAYYTGEAALGGYLNLKGNTYFEALRSAISEGDRAEQLLAFLSRPGTAITAAAFDEGCAEEACGGVRVTPVAYEPERLEYELQATTAGAVVLNEPYYRGWQAAVCAIDACATSAPTATDGLVTVDVPEGESRLTLTYATPGLGTGWLLFWAGAVIAALAPAILWFSRRRRAGPDGRGEIDA, encoded by the coding sequence ATGCACCTGATCCACCCAGCAGACGAGCGCGTGCGCCCGACGCCGCTGGCCGATCGCGTCGCCTGGCTGCGCCGGCTGTCCGGGCGCCGGTGGTTCAGGGTCGCGGTCCTCGCGGGTCTCGTGGCCGCCCTCGAGGTGCTGGTCCTCGAGGGCTGGATCCGAGGGGCCCGCGTGCCCCCGTGGGACTTCCTCGGCGCATACGCGCAGGAGGCGTACTGGTGGTGGGCGCACGGCGGCTTCTTCGACCCGGTGTCGTGGATCCCGGCGGTGCGGGGCGGCTATCCCTCGTCGCTCAGCCTGCAGAACAGCGCCTGGTACCTGCCGTACGGCGCCGTCGCCGCCGTCGTGCCGCTGACGCCGTGGGCCCTCGCGTTCCTCTCCGCCGTCCACGTCGCGTTCGGCAGCGTCGGCGCATACCTGCTGGTGCGCCGCCACGGCGTCTCGTTCCTCGCCGGCCTCTTCGCTGCAGCCGGGTGGTTCTTCGCCGTCGGCGCCTTCAGCAACGCCGAGCACCCCGACATCGCCCGCGGCTACGCGTGGCTGCCGTGGGTGCTGCTCGTCGCGTCGACGAGGTGGCCGTGGCGGCGCTGGTGGTCGATCCCGGTCGCGACGCTCGTGCTGTGGCAGGCGACATCCGGCGTCTACCCGGGGATGCTCGTCGCCTACGCGTGCATCGGCGCCGTCTGGGTGGTGCTGCAGCAGGTGCAGAGCCGCGCTCGGTTCGCCGACCTCCTGCTGCCGCTCGGGATCGGGATGGTCGCCGCGCTGCTCCTCAGCATGGTGCGCCTGCTGCCCTACGCGCTGGGCAACGACCTCAGCGGCGTGCGGGCGCCTGACGCGTCCGAGTGGTCGTGGTCGATGCTCCTCTCGCTGCAGTTCGGCTACGACTACGGCTTCTACCCGAACGACATCTCGATGCGCTCGTTCTTCATCCCCGCCGCGGTGCTGCTCGCCGCCCTCTTCGCGCGCCCCGGGTCACCGCTCACGCGGCTCGGGCTCGGCATCCTCATCCCCGCCGCGCTGCTCGGGCTGCCGCTGTTCCCGTGGTTCGACGCGCTGCAGCAGCTCCCCGGGCTGTCGCTCAGCCGCTTCACCATGAGCGACTTCAAGGTCTTCATGCTCTTCGGCGTGCTGCTGCTCGCGGCCTCGGCGGTCGACGGCTTCGTGCGGCACCGCGCCCCCCTCCCCTGGCAGCGGACGCGCGTGGCCGCCGCCGCGGCCGTCGTCGTGCTGCTCGCCGTCGGCGGGCTGCTTGCCCGCATCGACCTGCGCGACTACGCCCTGACCCTCGCGGTGCTCGTCGCCTCCGCGGCGCTCGTGCTCGCCGTGAGCAGCGGCCGGCGCGACCTCGCGGCGCTGCTGATCGTCGGCGTCGTCGCATCCGGCGGCCTGTGGGCCTACTCGAACCGCGGGCCGTGGCGGACGGACCGGGTGGAGGCCGAGCTCGGCCGGTTCGACGGCCTCGTCGGGGAGCTCGTCGCAGCGACCGAGCCGCAGGCCGGCGACCGGCGACCGGGACGCACCCCGCTGCCCGCGGACGTCGACCTCGACGGCATCCGGAGCACCGAGTGGAACGTGGCCTACTACACCGGCGAGGCGGCGCTCGGCGGGTACCTCAACCTCAAGGGCAACACCTACTTCGAGGCGCTGCGGTCCGCGATCAGCGAGGGCGATCGCGCGGAGCAGCTGCTCGCCTTCCTCTCCCGCCCCGGCACGGCGATCACCGCGGCCGCCTTCGACGAGGGATGCGCGGAGGAGGCGTGCGGAGGCGTGCGGGTCACGCCGGTCGCGTACGAGCCGGAGCGCCTCGAGTACGAGCTGCAGGCGACGACGGCCGGCGCGGTCGTCCTGAACGAGCCGTACTACCGCGGCTGGCAGGCGGCCGTGTGCGCGATCGACGCGTGCGCGACGAGCGCGCCGACGGCGACCGACGGCCTCGTGACGGTCGACGTGCCCGAGGGCGAGTCGCGCCTGACGCTGACCTACGCCACGCCGGGGCTCGGCACCGGCTGGCTGCTGTTCTGGGCCGGAGCGGTCATCGCCGCGCTCGCGCCCGCGATCCTGTGGTTCTCGCGTCGGCGCCGCGCCGGCCCGGACGGTCGAGGAGAGATCGATGCCTGA
- a CDS encoding sugar porter family MFS transporter, which yields MAVAPPVGAEPTLPPLTPGPHRRRLGVISIVACFGGLLFGYDTGVINGALRPMSAELGLDALAEGIVTSSLVFAAAIGALGGGRASDRFGRRSTLVALAVLFFVGTVVIVAAPGLAVLVVGRVLLGLAVGGASTVVPVYLAELAPFEIRGSISGRNELAIVSGQLAAFLVNAVIGSTLGHLDGVWRVMFAVCALPAVALFVGMLRMPESPRWLAEHGRHERALAVLRSVRAPERAIAELAAVERSVERESRGWTGLRTVLANRWLTRILLVGIGVGVAQQLTGINSIMYYGQTVLVGSGFSESAALIANVAPGVIAVVGGIIALWMMDRIDRRRTLLIGFSLTTVCHVLIGVASTVLEPGDPLRPFVILALVVAFVGSMQTFLNVATWVYLSEIFPLRMRGLGIGVAVFAHWTANGALALAFPSLIDAVGITGTFFLFAAIGAVALAFIATQVPETRGRTLEGLEADTLSGALFRRRDRGARPRAARGEAG from the coding sequence GTGGCTGTCGCGCCGCCCGTCGGGGCTGAGCCAACCCTGCCGCCGCTGACGCCGGGTCCTCATCGGCGACGCCTCGGCGTCATCTCGATCGTCGCGTGCTTCGGCGGCCTGCTGTTCGGCTACGACACCGGCGTCATCAACGGCGCGCTGCGCCCCATGAGCGCGGAGCTCGGCCTCGACGCGCTCGCCGAGGGCATCGTCACGAGCTCGCTCGTCTTCGCCGCCGCGATCGGCGCGCTGGGCGGCGGACGCGCATCCGACCGGTTCGGCCGCCGCTCGACGCTCGTGGCGCTCGCCGTGCTCTTCTTCGTCGGCACCGTCGTCATCGTCGCGGCGCCGGGCCTCGCGGTGCTGGTCGTGGGCCGCGTCCTGCTCGGGCTCGCGGTCGGCGGCGCCTCGACGGTCGTGCCGGTCTACCTCGCCGAGCTCGCCCCCTTCGAGATCCGCGGCTCGATCTCCGGCCGCAACGAGCTCGCGATCGTCTCGGGGCAGCTCGCCGCCTTCCTCGTCAACGCCGTGATCGGCAGCACGCTCGGCCACCTCGACGGCGTGTGGCGGGTCATGTTCGCCGTCTGCGCGCTGCCCGCGGTCGCCCTGTTCGTCGGCATGCTGCGCATGCCCGAATCGCCCCGCTGGCTCGCCGAGCACGGCCGGCACGAGCGCGCGCTCGCGGTGCTCCGCAGCGTGCGGGCGCCCGAGCGGGCGATCGCCGAGCTCGCGGCGGTCGAGCGCTCGGTCGAGCGGGAGTCGCGCGGCTGGACCGGGCTGCGCACGGTGCTCGCCAACCGCTGGCTCACGCGCATCCTGCTCGTCGGCATCGGTGTGGGCGTCGCCCAGCAGCTCACCGGCATCAACTCGATCATGTACTACGGCCAGACGGTGCTCGTGGGGTCGGGCTTCTCGGAGTCCGCCGCGCTCATCGCCAACGTCGCGCCGGGTGTCATCGCCGTCGTCGGCGGCATCATCGCCCTGTGGATGATGGACCGGATCGATCGTCGCCGCACCCTGCTCATCGGCTTCTCGCTCACGACCGTGTGCCACGTGCTCATCGGCGTCGCCTCGACGGTGCTCGAGCCCGGTGACCCGCTGCGGCCGTTCGTGATCCTGGCGCTCGTCGTCGCGTTCGTCGGCTCGATGCAGACGTTCCTCAACGTCGCCACCTGGGTCTACCTGTCCGAGATCTTCCCGCTGCGCATGCGGGGACTCGGCATCGGCGTCGCCGTCTTCGCGCACTGGACCGCGAACGGCGCGCTCGCGCTGGCCTTCCCGTCGCTCATCGACGCGGTCGGCATCACCGGCACGTTCTTCCTGTTCGCCGCCATCGGCGCGGTGGCGCTCGCCTTCATCGCGACGCAGGTGCCAGAGACGCGCGGCCGCACGCTCGAGGGCCTCGAGGCCGACACCCTGTCGGGCGCGCTCTTCCGTCGCCGCGACCGCGGCGCGCGGCCGCGCGCGGCGCGCGGCGAGGCCGGCTAG
- a CDS encoding Pr6Pr family membrane protein — MTTSPTTASPIRRVVLVGRAIIAIAILAAVIGQLITSVAFWTARGDVSIPLDLLNFFSFFTIESNVLAMVVLALLVAAQLGRPRIGRRFDVLLLCATTYMVVTGIVYNALLRGIELPQGATLGWSNEVLHLIAPLWMLIDWLLTAGKREVRFADLRIVAIYPVLWLVYTLLRGPVTLDQASGRSWWYPYPFLDPATHANGYAGVAVMCLIVAATVLLGAAALVAYARSRRRSLAPRTTDAARA; from the coding sequence ATGACGACCAGCCCGACCACCGCCTCGCCGATCCGCCGCGTCGTGCTCGTCGGCCGCGCGATCATCGCGATCGCGATCCTCGCAGCGGTGATCGGCCAGCTCATCACCTCGGTCGCCTTCTGGACCGCCCGCGGTGACGTATCCATCCCGCTCGACCTGCTGAACTTCTTCAGCTTCTTCACGATCGAGTCGAACGTGCTCGCCATGGTCGTGCTGGCGCTGCTGGTCGCGGCCCAGCTCGGCCGGCCCAGGATCGGGCGTCGCTTCGACGTGCTGCTGCTGTGCGCGACGACGTACATGGTCGTGACCGGCATCGTCTACAACGCGCTGCTGCGCGGCATCGAGCTGCCGCAGGGCGCGACGCTCGGCTGGTCGAACGAGGTGCTGCACCTCATCGCGCCGCTCTGGATGCTCATCGACTGGCTGCTCACCGCGGGCAAGCGCGAGGTCCGCTTCGCCGATCTGCGCATCGTCGCGATCTACCCCGTCCTGTGGCTCGTCTACACGCTGCTCCGCGGACCCGTCACCCTCGACCAGGCGAGCGGCCGGTCGTGGTGGTACCCGTACCCGTTCCTGGACCCGGCGACGCACGCGAACGGCTACGCCGGGGTGGCGGTGATGTGCCTCATCGTCGCAGCGACGGTGCTGCTCGGCGCGGCCGCGCTCGTCGCGTACGCGCGCTCGCGCCGCCGGTCGCTCGCGCCGCGGACGACGGACGCCGCGCGCGCCTAG
- a CDS encoding cytochrome P450 — translation MPNPLKDDGLLILTRGYDAGAEIWKRVRAGARAAPMRVLGDDAIFVRGKEGVRLFYDDQSVRRHGAMPSFIQESLFGHGSVHTLDAAEHRHRKETFLGLAYDDAQVTRLEPFLEQEWRRELDDWQAGGERTAYDAAVGAIGRAMQAWAGLPGTADARTRWARRQAQIVDGFGSPYSPEYLLTMLNRAWSDRHARELIEAVRAGTLEATAGTALHAWAWHRDPDGELLDARLAGIELQNSFRPAIAVARFVAFAAKELHEHPDWRARIAAEAAERGRLTGGPLATAFAHELRRTVPFVPMLPAEAIRDIELDGQRVDAGGKVFLDVLGTDLDDASWSTASTFDPERFVGVDDFESIEAFVPQGGGRPNSGHRCPGEKVTLSTLTSAIAALSDPRVTLSGEGLEVSRRRMPTKPASGGRVRSAAAERPATRGKCPFH, via the coding sequence ATGCCCAACCCCCTGAAGGACGATGGCCTCCTGATCCTCACCCGCGGCTACGACGCCGGCGCGGAGATCTGGAAGCGCGTGCGCGCCGGTGCCCGCGCGGCGCCGATGCGAGTGCTCGGCGACGACGCGATCTTCGTCCGCGGCAAGGAAGGCGTACGCCTCTTCTACGACGACCAGAGCGTGCGCCGCCACGGCGCGATGCCGAGCTTCATCCAGGAGTCGCTCTTCGGGCACGGCTCCGTGCACACGCTCGACGCCGCAGAGCACCGGCACCGCAAGGAGACGTTCCTCGGCCTCGCCTACGACGACGCGCAGGTCACCCGGCTCGAGCCGTTCCTGGAGCAGGAGTGGCGGCGCGAGCTCGACGACTGGCAGGCGGGCGGCGAGCGCACGGCCTACGACGCCGCGGTGGGCGCGATCGGCCGGGCGATGCAGGCGTGGGCGGGGCTGCCGGGCACCGCGGATGCGCGCACGCGATGGGCGCGCCGGCAGGCGCAGATCGTCGACGGCTTCGGCTCGCCCTACTCCCCCGAGTACCTGCTCACGATGCTGAACCGGGCCTGGTCGGACCGGCACGCGCGCGAGCTCATCGAGGCGGTGCGCGCAGGCACGCTCGAGGCGACGGCCGGCACCGCGCTCCACGCGTGGGCCTGGCACCGCGATCCTGACGGCGAGCTGCTCGACGCGCGCCTCGCGGGCATCGAGCTGCAGAACTCCTTCCGGCCCGCGATCGCGGTCGCGCGCTTCGTGGCGTTCGCCGCGAAGGAGCTGCACGAGCATCCCGACTGGCGGGCGCGGATCGCGGCCGAGGCGGCGGAGCGCGGCCGCCTCACGGGCGGACCGCTCGCGACCGCGTTCGCCCACGAGCTGCGCCGCACGGTGCCGTTCGTGCCGATGCTGCCCGCCGAGGCGATCCGCGACATCGAGCTCGACGGGCAGCGCGTGGACGCGGGCGGCAAGGTCTTCCTCGACGTGCTCGGCACCGATCTCGACGACGCGAGCTGGTCGACCGCTTCGACGTTCGACCCGGAGCGCTTCGTCGGCGTCGACGACTTCGAGTCGATCGAGGCCTTCGTGCCGCAGGGCGGCGGCCGCCCGAACTCCGGCCACCGCTGCCCGGGCGAGAAGGTGACGCTCTCGACCCTCACGAGCGCGATCGCCGCCCTCAGCGACCCCCGGGTGACGCTCTCGGGCGAGGGGCTCGAGGTCAGCCGGCGCCGCATGCCGACGAAGCCGGCCTCCGGCGGGCGCGTGCGCAGCGCAGCCGCCGAGCGCCCGGCGACGCGCGGGAAGTGCCCGTTCCACTGA
- a CDS encoding GNAT family N-acetyltransferase — protein MGPITVTDDLARIDLDVVHRWLSTDAYWALGRSRETVEAAARGSLSFGALVRSDDGDELVGYARVVTDRATFAWLCDVYVAPSARGRGVGSALVRAVLEALEPMGLSRVMLATHDAHALYRRHGFGEPAHPEWLMALQPTPAASPATPAV, from the coding sequence ATGGGCCCGATCACCGTCACCGACGACCTCGCGCGCATCGACCTCGACGTCGTGCACCGCTGGCTCTCGACCGACGCCTACTGGGCGCTCGGGCGATCCCGCGAGACGGTCGAGGCCGCGGCCCGCGGGTCGCTGAGCTTCGGCGCGCTCGTGCGGTCCGACGACGGTGACGAGCTCGTGGGCTACGCGCGCGTCGTGACCGACCGCGCGACGTTCGCCTGGCTCTGCGACGTCTACGTCGCGCCGTCCGCGCGCGGGCGAGGGGTCGGCTCCGCGCTCGTGCGGGCGGTGCTCGAGGCGCTCGAGCCCATGGGCCTGAGCCGCGTCATGCTCGCGACCCACGACGCACACGCGCTCTACCGGCGCCACGGGTTCGGTGAGCCTGCGCACCCGGAGTGGCTCATGGCGCTGCAGCCGACGCCCGCCGCGTCGCCGGCGACGCCCGCCGTCTAG
- a CDS encoding ATP-dependent Clp protease ATP-binding subunit, producing MARMGGMMPGQDDQRSALEQFGTDLTAIARAGRLDPVIGRDAEIRRISQVLSRRTKNNPVLIGEPGVGKTAVVEGLAQRIVAGDVPESLKGKSLVSLDVNAMIAGSKYRGDFEERMKNVLAEIAKAEGRIVTFIDELHIIMGAGAAEGSQGASNMLKPMLARGELRLIGATTLDEYREFIEKDAAMERRFQQVYVGEPSVEDTVAILRGLKERYEAHHKVTIADSALVAAASLSNRYITARQLPDKAIDLIDEAASRLRMEIDSAPTEIDQLRRTVDRMEIERLALKRERDDASKERLAALEQTLAGLRAELSELDARWQTERASLNRIGGLREQLDELRSRAERAQREGDLERASRLLYGEIPQIEAQLKQAETSAAEAGARMVGDQVTADDIAAVVAAWTGIPVGRLLQGETEKLLALEGELAHRVVGQREAVTAVADAVRRTRAGVSDPDKPTGSFLFLGPTGVGKTELAKALAELLFDDEKALVRIDMSEYGEKHSVARLVGAPPGYIGYEQGGQLTEAVRRRPYSVILMDEVEKAHPEVFDLLLQVLDDGRLTDGQGRTVDFRNTILILTSNLGSAYLTDPTVAPETARDEVMGAVRAAFKPEFVNRLDDIVIFDSLSMEELGSIVDIQVLGLDRRLRERRLVVEVTEAARQWLGERGYDPMYGARPLRRLMQREIDDRLARALLAGEVRDGDTVVVDVQPSGSGLWVGPQGAARPAQWSFDAESDASGVVEGEPIDDL from the coding sequence ATGGCACGGATGGGCGGCATGATGCCCGGTCAGGACGACCAGCGGTCGGCGCTCGAGCAGTTCGGCACCGACCTGACGGCGATCGCGCGAGCAGGCAGGCTCGACCCGGTGATCGGCCGCGACGCCGAGATCCGCCGCATCAGCCAGGTCCTGTCGCGCCGCACGAAGAACAACCCTGTGCTCATCGGCGAGCCCGGCGTGGGCAAGACGGCCGTCGTCGAGGGCCTCGCGCAGCGCATCGTCGCGGGCGACGTGCCCGAGAGCCTCAAGGGCAAGTCGCTCGTCTCCCTGGACGTCAACGCCATGATCGCGGGCAGCAAGTACCGCGGCGACTTCGAGGAGCGCATGAAGAACGTGCTCGCCGAGATCGCGAAGGCCGAGGGGCGCATCGTCACGTTCATCGACGAGCTGCACATCATCATGGGCGCCGGCGCGGCCGAGGGCAGCCAGGGCGCGAGCAACATGCTGAAGCCCATGCTCGCCCGCGGCGAGCTGCGCCTCATCGGCGCGACGACGCTCGACGAGTACCGCGAGTTCATCGAGAAGGACGCGGCCATGGAGCGCCGCTTCCAGCAGGTGTACGTCGGCGAGCCGAGCGTCGAGGACACCGTCGCGATCCTGCGCGGGCTCAAGGAGCGCTACGAGGCGCACCACAAGGTGACGATCGCCGACAGCGCGCTCGTCGCCGCCGCATCCCTCTCGAACCGCTACATCACCGCCCGCCAGCTGCCCGACAAGGCGATCGACCTCATCGATGAGGCCGCGAGCCGGCTGCGCATGGAGATCGACTCGGCCCCCACCGAGATCGACCAGCTGCGCCGCACCGTCGACCGCATGGAGATCGAGCGGCTCGCCCTCAAGCGCGAGCGGGACGACGCGTCGAAGGAGCGGCTCGCCGCGCTCGAGCAGACGCTCGCCGGGCTGCGCGCCGAGCTGTCCGAGCTCGATGCGCGCTGGCAGACCGAGCGCGCGAGCCTCAACCGCATCGGCGGGCTGCGCGAGCAGCTCGACGAGCTGCGCAGCCGCGCCGAGCGCGCCCAGCGCGAGGGCGACCTCGAGCGCGCCTCGCGCCTGCTCTACGGCGAGATCCCGCAGATCGAGGCGCAGCTGAAGCAGGCCGAGACCAGCGCCGCCGAGGCGGGCGCCCGGATGGTCGGCGACCAGGTGACGGCCGACGACATCGCCGCGGTCGTCGCGGCCTGGACCGGCATCCCCGTCGGGCGGCTGCTGCAGGGCGAGACCGAGAAGCTGCTCGCGCTCGAGGGCGAGCTCGCGCACCGCGTGGTCGGCCAGCGCGAGGCGGTCACGGCGGTGGCGGACGCGGTGCGCCGCACTCGCGCGGGCGTCTCCGACCCCGACAAGCCCACCGGCTCCTTCCTCTTCCTCGGCCCGACCGGCGTCGGCAAGACCGAGCTCGCGAAGGCGCTCGCCGAGCTGCTGTTCGACGACGAGAAGGCGCTCGTGCGCATCGACATGTCGGAGTACGGCGAGAAGCACTCGGTCGCGCGCCTCGTCGGCGCCCCTCCCGGGTACATCGGCTACGAGCAGGGCGGCCAGCTCACCGAGGCCGTGCGGCGCCGCCCGTACTCCGTGATCCTCATGGACGAGGTCGAGAAGGCGCACCCGGAGGTCTTCGACCTGCTCCTGCAGGTGCTCGACGACGGCAGGCTCACCGACGGCCAGGGCCGCACCGTCGACTTCCGCAACACCATCCTCATCCTCACCTCCAACCTCGGCTCGGCCTACCTCACCGACCCGACGGTCGCGCCCGAGACGGCGCGCGACGAGGTGATGGGCGCGGTGCGCGCCGCGTTCAAGCCGGAGTTCGTCAACCGCCTCGACGACATCGTCATCTTCGACTCGCTCTCGATGGAGGAGCTCGGCTCGATCGTCGACATCCAGGTGCTCGGTCTCGACCGGCGGCTGCGCGAGCGGCGCCTCGTCGTCGAGGTGACCGAGGCGGCCAGGCAGTGGCTGGGGGAGCGCGGCTACGACCCGATGTACGGCGCGCGGCCGCTGCGCAGGCTCATGCAGCGCGAGATCGACGACCGGCTGGCCCGCGCGCTGCTCGCCGGCGAGGTGCGCGACGGCGACACCGTCGTGGTCGACGTGCAGCCCAGCGGCTCGGGGCTGTGGGTCGGCCCGCAGGGCGCGGCCCGGCCGGCGCAGTGGTCGTTCGACGCCGAGTCCGACGCGAGCGGCGTCGTCGAGGGCGAGCCCATCGACGACCTCTAG
- a CDS encoding DEAD/DEAH box helicase, whose amino-acid sequence MTDTTLTFAELGVPAKLVTALKGMDRETPFPIQADTLPDTLAGRDVLGRGKTGSGKTLAFSIPLVARLSGELAGGGRRKGLPLGLVLAPTRELATQIAAEIAPLAKAAGLTVTTIFGGVSQRPQETALRNGVDIVVACPGRLEDLMNQGVASLSAIEMTVIDEADHMADLGFLPVVTKILDKTPSSGQRLLFSATLDNGVDKLVKRFLTNEVMHSVDEANSPVAAMTHHVFEVGADDKNLLVRRLASGEGRRILFTRTKHQAKKLAKHLTASGIPAVDLHGNLSQNARDRNLAQFSEGIVRVLVATDVAARGVHVDNVELVVHVDPPMEHKAYLHRSGRTARAGSAGDVVTVMMPSQRGDTMSLLRKAGIGAKPQMVIASSDAVDELVGPYAPHVAPVPGGPGSGNEIQQQQGGGRSAGGRGRRGPREGVAGSSAHGAGGGAARAERPRKDRSGRPDVKQPAAAGGRGGQGGARSGQPARGGRGGQGGAARGGSSVAWSSTGGGSLQSGGSEGGQQRRGSRRAQG is encoded by the coding sequence TTGACTGACACCACACTGACCTTCGCCGAGCTGGGCGTCCCCGCAAAGCTCGTCACCGCCCTCAAGGGCATGGACCGCGAGACGCCGTTCCCGATCCAGGCGGACACGCTGCCCGACACCCTCGCGGGCCGCGACGTGCTCGGCCGCGGCAAGACCGGCTCGGGCAAGACGCTCGCCTTCTCGATCCCGCTCGTCGCCCGCCTCTCCGGCGAGCTCGCCGGCGGCGGTCGCCGCAAGGGCCTGCCGCTCGGCCTCGTGCTCGCACCGACGCGCGAGCTCGCGACCCAGATCGCCGCGGAGATCGCGCCGCTCGCCAAGGCCGCCGGCCTCACCGTCACGACCATCTTCGGCGGCGTCTCGCAGCGCCCGCAGGAGACCGCGCTCCGCAACGGCGTCGACATCGTCGTCGCCTGCCCCGGTCGCCTCGAGGACCTCATGAACCAGGGCGTCGCGAGCCTCTCGGCCATCGAGATGACCGTCATCGACGAGGCCGACCACATGGCCGACCTCGGCTTCCTGCCGGTCGTCACGAAGATCCTCGACAAGACGCCCAGCTCGGGCCAGCGCCTGCTGTTCTCGGCGACGCTCGACAACGGCGTGGACAAGCTCGTGAAGCGCTTCCTCACCAACGAGGTCATGCACTCCGTCGACGAGGCGAACTCGCCCGTCGCCGCGATGACGCACCACGTCTTCGAGGTCGGCGCCGACGACAAGAACCTGCTCGTGCGCCGCCTCGCCTCGGGCGAGGGCCGTCGCATCCTCTTCACCCGCACGAAGCACCAGGCGAAGAAGCTCGCGAAGCACCTCACCGCGTCCGGCATCCCGGCCGTCGACCTGCACGGCAACCTGTCGCAGAACGCCCGCGACCGCAACCTCGCGCAGTTCTCCGAGGGCATCGTGCGCGTGCTCGTGGCGACGGATGTCGCCGCTCGCGGCGTGCACGTCGACAACGTCGAGCTCGTCGTCCACGTCGACCCGCCCATGGAGCACAAGGCCTACCTGCACCGCTCGGGCCGCACGGCTCGTGCCGGCTCGGCGGGCGACGTCGTCACGGTGATGATGCCCTCGCAGCGCGGCGACACCATGTCGCTGCTGCGCAAGGCCGGCATCGGCGCGAAGCCGCAGATGGTCATCGCGTCGTCGGATGCCGTCGACGAGCTCGTCGGACCGTACGCGCCGCACGTGGCGCCCGTCCCCGGCGGCCCCGGCTCGGGCAACGAGATCCAGCAGCAGCAGGGCGGCGGCCGCTCGGCCGGCGGTCGCGGCCGTCGCGGACCCCGCGAGGGTGTCGCAGGTTCCAGCGCGCACGGCGCCGGTGGCGGCGCGGCTCGTGCCGAGCGTCCCCGCAAGGACCGCTCGGGTCGCCCCGACGTCAAGCAGCCTGCGGCAGCAGGCGGCCGCGGTGGCCAGGGCGGCGCCCGCTCGGGCCAGCCGGCCCGCGGCGGCCGTGGCGGCCAGGGCGGCGCAGCCCGCGGCGGCTCGTCCGTCGCGTGGTCGTCGACCGGCGGCGGCTCGCTGCAGTCCGGCGGCAGCGAGGGCGGCCAGCAGCGCCGCGGCTCGCGTCGCGCGCAGGGCTGA